A region of Desulfolithobacter dissulfuricans DNA encodes the following proteins:
- the recB gene encoding exodeoxyribonuclease V subunit beta, whose amino-acid sequence MQPLDPLTFPLAGRQLIEASAGTGKTYTIVLLYLRLLLEKRLPVDEILVVTFTRAATEELRDRIRNRIREALDLLEQRPAASGDQLLEGLLARIGREEGATLLQDALARMDEAAIHTIHGFCQRVLQDHAVESGMSFDTEFLENESLLRQQIMEDFWRSRFYGLEPPETAWILKQWAGPEKILGALDGPLLERGVRCFPAIDREELDDLRQTCEDRFREIQQVWPGVREEVAEALTSATGLSRDKRKGYSPERVEQALTGMDRLADEETLVWRLVPPIELLARSEMEKRMKQKGTRPEHPFFFLFDSFFTAHGRLLARRRIAILTEARDYMIRELDQRKKEQDAMYFDDLLHHLDRALQRDTDGRMVRRIRTRFPVAMVDEFQDTDPVQYRIFKTIYAGRDDRCGLFMIGDPKQAIYSFRGADIFTYIQARRDTPEENRFTIGTNYRSTAAMVEAVNHLFGARDSFIFASDIRLHPVQAAGRIEEEKPLLVDGTELPAMEFLVLPAEELAGPRSGGVLARERGREAAAALCAARISRLLAAGLGGRALIGTGIGARPLASGDIAVLVRTHREAAVMQRALAAHNIVSVCYSQESVFGSPEAEHLFHLLLALENPEDEGLVRLALVSPLFGLDAAGLDRLGHDEAAWEERLAMLQEYRQRLEEHGPVTMLQYLVAREGVTNRLLQPVSVPRTVSGERQLTNYMHLAELLQEAWSRTATSVAGLVRWFDQQLQSSEAEKKSESQQLRLESDENLVRIVTIHKAKGLQYSMVFLPFLWDGKVCDRNRPFAFHDPHTLARQVDLGSDDEGHYRQAEQERLAEDLRLLYVAVTRAVYGTVICWGRFRSMEYSALAWLLHRDGNGRVVPVKELSGDRIMEELYELARSTAARAGDRKVITVGQAVPEELAGQELVRLRHTPAAMTMPAEIAPRVFTGHVDTGWRITSYSGLVSGYEPELEQADEPLETDPVSLRHTVCLRHTAGPGEEVVMAGRDRFGFPRGAAAGTCLHGILEEFLAGDSVSQTDGVSETGAGSPEALSVFNTQRLHRIVTDQLGLAGIDGSWAEVVTGWMEQVVTTPLVDGLTLARVEPDSRICEMGFYFSLDGLRIGRWNEILEQYGMAPLPEKPGVLRGLMKGYIDLVFRGRGRFWVVDYKSNFLGSGVEEYCPDRLNQAMLEHRYDLQYLIYILALHRYLRIRLKDYDYDTHMGGALYLFLRGMAPANPPGTGIFHARPQRELIESLDRACQGREAEVG is encoded by the coding sequence ATGCAGCCGCTTGACCCCCTGACCTTTCCCCTGGCCGGCCGGCAGCTGATCGAGGCCTCGGCCGGGACCGGCAAGACGTACACCATTGTTCTTCTCTACCTCCGTCTTCTGCTCGAAAAGAGGCTGCCGGTGGACGAGATCCTGGTGGTGACCTTTACCCGGGCAGCCACCGAGGAACTCCGTGACCGGATCAGGAACCGGATCCGTGAGGCCCTGGACCTGCTGGAGCAGCGACCGGCAGCCTCCGGTGACCAGCTCCTGGAGGGGTTGCTGGCCCGGATTGGGCGGGAGGAGGGGGCCACGCTCCTCCAGGACGCCCTGGCCCGTATGGACGAGGCAGCCATCCACACCATCCACGGTTTCTGCCAGCGGGTTCTCCAGGACCATGCCGTGGAATCAGGTATGTCCTTTGACACCGAATTCCTCGAGAACGAGAGCCTGCTCCGGCAGCAGATCATGGAAGATTTCTGGCGGAGCCGGTTCTATGGCCTGGAGCCGCCCGAGACCGCCTGGATCCTGAAACAGTGGGCGGGCCCGGAAAAGATCCTGGGTGCCCTTGACGGCCCGCTACTGGAAAGAGGCGTGCGCTGTTTTCCAGCCATAGACCGGGAAGAGCTCGACGATCTGCGCCAGACCTGTGAGGATCGTTTCAGGGAGATACAGCAGGTCTGGCCCGGGGTGCGGGAAGAGGTCGCCGAGGCCCTGACCTCGGCCACGGGCCTCAGTCGCGACAAGCGCAAGGGCTATTCCCCGGAGCGGGTGGAACAGGCCCTGACCGGCATGGACCGCCTGGCGGACGAAGAAACCCTGGTTTGGCGACTGGTTCCGCCCATCGAACTGCTGGCCCGATCGGAGATGGAAAAGAGGATGAAGCAAAAGGGCACCCGGCCGGAGCACCCGTTTTTTTTCCTCTTTGACAGTTTTTTTACCGCCCATGGCCGGCTGCTTGCCCGGAGGAGGATAGCGATCCTGACCGAGGCCAGGGATTATATGATCCGGGAGCTGGACCAGCGTAAGAAGGAACAGGACGCCATGTACTTCGACGACCTGCTCCATCATCTTGACAGGGCCCTGCAGCGGGACACCGATGGCCGGATGGTCCGCCGCATCCGGACCCGTTTCCCGGTGGCCATGGTGGACGAGTTTCAGGACACCGATCCGGTCCAGTACCGGATTTTCAAAACCATCTATGCCGGCCGGGACGACCGGTGCGGTCTGTTCATGATCGGTGATCCCAAGCAGGCCATATACTCGTTTCGCGGGGCCGACATCTTCACCTATATCCAGGCCCGTCGCGATACACCGGAGGAAAACCGTTTCACCATTGGCACCAACTACCGCTCCACCGCGGCCATGGTGGAGGCGGTGAACCACCTTTTCGGTGCCCGGGACAGCTTTATCTTCGCAAGTGATATTCGCCTGCATCCGGTGCAGGCCGCCGGCCGGATCGAGGAGGAAAAACCGCTGCTGGTGGACGGTACCGAGCTGCCGGCCATGGAATTTCTCGTTCTGCCCGCCGAAGAGCTGGCCGGGCCCCGCTCCGGTGGCGTTCTGGCCCGCGAGAGGGGCAGGGAGGCGGCGGCTGCGCTCTGCGCGGCCCGGATCAGCCGCCTGCTGGCCGCCGGGCTTGGTGGCCGGGCTCTGATCGGCACCGGGATCGGGGCCCGGCCCCTGGCCTCGGGCGATATCGCGGTCCTGGTCCGTACCCACCGCGAGGCGGCGGTAATGCAGAGGGCTCTGGCTGCGCATAATATTGTTTCGGTCTGTTACAGCCAGGAGTCGGTGTTTGGCAGTCCCGAAGCCGAGCATCTGTTCCATCTGCTCCTGGCCCTGGAAAACCCGGAAGACGAGGGATTGGTCCGTCTGGCTCTGGTGAGTCCGCTCTTTGGCCTGGATGCGGCCGGGCTCGACCGGCTCGGCCACGACGAGGCCGCCTGGGAGGAGCGGCTGGCCATGCTCCAGGAATATCGCCAGCGGCTGGAAGAGCATGGGCCGGTTACCATGCTGCAGTATCTGGTGGCCCGGGAAGGGGTGACCAACCGGCTGCTGCAGCCTGTCAGTGTCCCGCGCACTGTCTCCGGCGAGCGGCAGCTGACCAATTACATGCACCTGGCCGAGCTGCTGCAGGAGGCCTGGAGTCGCACGGCCACCTCTGTGGCCGGACTGGTCCGCTGGTTTGATCAGCAGCTGCAGAGCTCGGAGGCGGAAAAAAAGAGCGAAAGTCAGCAGCTGCGGCTGGAAAGTGACGAGAACCTGGTCCGGATCGTGACCATCCACAAGGCCAAGGGACTGCAGTACTCCATGGTTTTTCTGCCCTTTCTCTGGGATGGAAAGGTGTGTGACCGCAACAGACCCTTTGCCTTCCATGATCCGCATACCCTGGCCCGTCAGGTGGACCTGGGCAGCGATGACGAGGGCCATTACCGCCAGGCCGAGCAGGAGAGGCTGGCCGAGGACCTGCGCCTTCTCTACGTGGCCGTGACCAGGGCTGTCTATGGCACGGTGATCTGCTGGGGCCGGTTCCGGTCCATGGAGTATTCTGCCCTGGCCTGGCTCCTCCATCGGGACGGGAATGGCCGGGTGGTCCCGGTGAAGGAACTTTCCGGGGACCGGATCATGGAAGAGCTGTACGAGCTCGCCCGCAGCACCGCGGCCCGGGCCGGTGACCGGAAGGTGATCACCGTGGGTCAGGCCGTCCCGGAGGAGCTGGCCGGACAGGAGCTCGTCCGGTTGCGACACACTCCCGCGGCGATGACCATGCCGGCCGAGATTGCTCCCCGGGTCTTCACCGGACACGTCGATACCGGCTGGCGTATCACCAGTTATTCAGGCCTGGTCTCGGGGTATGAGCCGGAGCTGGAACAGGCCGATGAGCCACTGGAAACCGATCCCGTCAGTCTTCGACACACCGTCTGTCTGCGACACACTGCCGGGCCGGGGGAGGAGGTGGTTATGGCAGGTCGGGACCGGTTCGGTTTCCCCCGAGGCGCGGCGGCGGGTACCTGTCTGCATGGCATCCTGGAGGAGTTCCTGGCCGGTGACAGTGTGTCGCAGACAGACGGTGTGTCAGAGACTGGCGCCGGTTCGCCTGAGGCTTTGTCTGTTTTCAACACACAGCGGCTGCACCGCATTGTCACGGATCAGCTCGGACTAGCCGGCATTGACGGTAGCTGGGCAGAGGTGGTCACCGGCTGGATGGAACAGGTGGTCACCACTCCGCTTGTCGATGGCCTGACCCTTGCCCGGGTGGAACCCGACAGCAGGATATGCGAGATGGGGTTCTATTTTTCCCTGGACGGGTTGCGCATCGGCCGCTGGAACGAGATACTCGAGCAGTACGGTATGGCCCCGCTGCCTGAAAAACCCGGAGTTCTGCGCGGGCTGATGAAGGGCTATATCGACCTGGTCTTCCGCGGCCGCGGCCGTTTCTGGGTGGTGGATTACAAGTCCAACTTTCTCGGCTCCGGGGTCGAAGAGTATTGTCCGGACAGGCTGAACCAGGCCATGCTGGAGCACCGTTACGACCTGCAGTACCTTATTTATATCCTGGCCCTGCACCGCTATTTGCGGATCCGGCTGAAGGATTATGACTACGACACCCATATGGGCGGCGCCCTGTACCTGTTCCTGCGGGGCATGGCGCCGGCTAACCCGCCGGGTACGGGCATCTTCCATGCCCGGCCGCAGCGGGAACTGATTGAATCTCTTGACCGGGCCTGCCAGGGCCGGGAAGCAGAGGTGGGATGA
- a CDS encoding exodeoxyribonuclease V subunit gamma — translation MGNLFLYQSNRQEHLLQALAAVLGTPLRDPLAPEIVVVQSPGMGRWLSLELARHSGIAANLAFPLAARFVWDVFATVLGPLPEESSFDRNILQWRIMALLPELCRQPGFGELASYLHTDTDQRKRFQLAGRISDLFDQYLVFRPDMILAWERGEDSVSQTDGVSKTDDSWQAILWRALVGGDEPHRAALLHRLRARCAEVLSSGRIRGSGFDALPERVCLFGISSLAPAYLEVLRIVATFTEVHFFHLSPCRSFWEDVVSGRELARKRENWRRQEQADVSGFYAQGNPLLASLGRVGRDFFRLLLGTVDDGSVPVREYDLYQEEDATCLLGSVQQDILNLHDRSDADASPFIVRPEDRSITFHSCHSELREVQVLHDRLLELFQEHPDLLPSDILVMAPDIERYHGAIAGVFGTAEEPGRIPWSLADRSLAAHHTVIRTFLDLLDVLSGRMTAPQVLALLETGAVRNGLGLTGDDVSRLRTLVGHSGIRWGLDQAHRSQCVADRRCVADSQDPGRGAGEAPGSGLHTWAFGLDRLLLGHVAGPSLPPPAVCRRQTVCRPPPGPGRTWSRLVISLPVIPISLVSWPLSSSGCGSGAAASASRPPLHAGRRCWSPCWMISLPAWRARSSTAWSSCGRPSVALAPPAPGPGSPNPWSRTWSAPGSSMP, via the coding sequence GCTGCAGGCCCTGGCCGCGGTGCTGGGGACGCCGCTTCGTGATCCCCTGGCTCCTGAGATCGTGGTGGTCCAGAGCCCGGGCATGGGGCGCTGGCTTTCCCTGGAGCTTGCCCGTCACTCCGGTATTGCCGCCAACCTGGCTTTTCCGCTGGCAGCCCGTTTTGTCTGGGACGTGTTTGCCACGGTTCTCGGGCCGCTGCCCGAAGAGTCGTCCTTTGACCGCAACATACTGCAGTGGAGGATAATGGCCCTGCTGCCCGAGTTGTGCCGGCAACCCGGTTTTGGTGAGCTGGCCTCTTACCTTCACACCGACACCGATCAGCGAAAACGGTTTCAGCTCGCCGGTCGGATCAGTGATCTTTTTGACCAGTACCTGGTGTTCCGGCCGGATATGATCCTGGCCTGGGAACGGGGCGAAGACAGTGTGTCGCAGACAGACGGTGTGTCGAAGACAGATGACAGCTGGCAGGCCATCCTGTGGCGGGCTCTGGTCGGCGGTGATGAACCGCATCGGGCGGCTTTACTCCACAGGCTCCGGGCTCGCTGCGCAGAGGTGCTCTCGTCCGGCCGGATCAGGGGGTCCGGCTTTGACGCCTTGCCGGAGCGGGTCTGTCTTTTCGGAATCAGCTCCCTGGCCCCGGCTTATCTCGAGGTGCTCCGGATCGTGGCCACGTTCACCGAGGTGCATTTCTTTCATCTGAGCCCCTGTCGCAGTTTCTGGGAAGACGTGGTCTCCGGCCGGGAATTGGCCAGGAAACGGGAGAACTGGCGGCGGCAGGAGCAGGCTGACGTCAGTGGGTTCTATGCCCAGGGCAATCCGTTGCTGGCCTCCCTGGGCAGGGTGGGCCGGGACTTTTTTCGACTCCTGCTCGGGACGGTCGATGACGGTTCCGTTCCTGTCCGGGAATACGATCTCTACCAGGAGGAAGATGCAACCTGCCTGCTCGGTTCGGTGCAGCAGGATATCCTTAATCTCCATGACCGCAGTGACGCCGACGCTTCCCCTTTTATCGTCCGGCCCGAAGACAGGTCCATCACCTTTCACTCCTGCCACAGTGAGCTGCGCGAGGTGCAGGTCCTCCACGACCGGCTGCTGGAACTTTTCCAGGAGCATCCCGACCTGCTGCCCTCGGATATCCTGGTCATGGCACCGGATATCGAACGGTACCACGGGGCCATTGCCGGGGTCTTCGGGACGGCGGAAGAGCCCGGCCGGATTCCCTGGTCCCTGGCCGACCGTTCCCTCGCCGCCCACCATACCGTTATCCGGACCTTTCTCGACCTGCTGGATGTCCTCTCGGGACGGATGACCGCGCCCCAGGTCCTGGCCCTGCTGGAAACCGGGGCTGTCCGGAACGGTCTCGGCCTGACCGGGGATGATGTCAGCCGGCTGCGCACCCTGGTCGGGCACTCCGGCATCCGCTGGGGCCTCGACCAGGCCCACCGCTCGCAGTGTGTCGCAGACAGACGGTGTGTCGCAGACAGCCAGGATCCCGGCAGAGGAGCAGGGGAAGCTCCCGGTTCCGGCCTGCACACCTGGGCCTTTGGTCTGGACCGCCTGCTGCTCGGCCACGTGGCCGGCCCTTCCCTCCCCCCCCCTGCAGTGTGTCGCAGACAGACGGTGTGTCGTCCACCCCCAGGCCCTGGGAGGACATGGAGCCGTTTGGTGATCTCTCTTCCCGTGATACCCATCTCCTTGGTGTCCTGGCCTCTCTCGTCGAGCGGCTGCGGTTCTGGAGCCGCCGCCTCCGCCAGCCGGCCGCCCCTTCACGCTGGCAGGAGGTGCTGGTCGCCCTGCTGGATGATTTCTTTACCGGCGTGGAGAGCGAGGAGCAGTACAGCCTGGTCCAGCTGCGGGAGACCATCGGTCGCTTTGGCGCCACCTGCTCCAGGGCCGGGTTCACCGAACCCCTGGAGCAGAACCTGGTCCGCGCCTGGCTCGAGCATGCCCTGA